In Hominilimicola fabiformis, a genomic segment contains:
- a CDS encoding bifunctional diguanylate cyclase/phosphodiesterase gives MYKKTISKRLRLPIALLVTIAIVIISYASYITYAANQRTISTLSEISHQNQTIFSLELGRDAKIIENAASYIEKLGYASFDDILTFLKHSQIDDQQHLLGIITPDGKLTDINGVEIDLSQFPNTKEAFNSEETKFFCDSYNDFTFLVCTTPIRIDGENKFVIFSTYLTSRYADSISTPTFENKGYSYVIDSDGKRIVGSSHNGSFGLTFDNLFDEMSQASSKNDSAIQQMQADLKEGKSDGIIMLNGIEKYIYYTPLNINDWYILTVVPKNVVTKYTTQILICCYLFIVFCSIVFFYLLHTAIKAKTTSQKQLEEMAYVDSLTGGMSYTKFVFEAEKTLKDNPDENYALINLDINNFQYINDFFGDDEGDRALKFLWSAIYKRLEPKELCSRIFDDHFVALITYDNTKSLDNACADFFNSLKLYSPAGGVYNMTVSVGIYLVDDRDMKINSMLNRARITQKHLKGQSSQSQYAIYSSKQRNDIMMQKTIENGFEDAIKNKEFKVYFQPKFNINANKFDGAEALVRWQKPNGTIISPGMFIPLFEKNGDIIKLDKYVLEETCAKIRKWLDLGYDVSPISVNVSLLQLLDENFVEDHIKTVEKYGIPLNLIEVEFTESILAENESLLISLTKQCKKHGIKVLLDDFGSGYSSLNMLNLLPCDIVKLDKRFVDKLETDDKSKAIVLSTISLAHTLQMSVTAEGVETKNQYDLLKEMHCDTIQGFYCAKPMPEDDYENLIKG, from the coding sequence ATGTATAAAAAAACAATATCAAAAAGATTGAGACTTCCAATTGCCCTGCTTGTCACTATTGCTATTGTTATAATCAGCTATGCCAGTTATATTACCTATGCGGCAAATCAACGAACGATTTCTACTCTTTCTGAAATTTCACACCAAAATCAGACTATTTTCAGTCTTGAACTCGGAAGAGATGCAAAAATCATAGAAAATGCGGCATCTTATATAGAAAAATTGGGTTATGCCTCTTTTGACGATATTCTTACATTTTTAAAGCATAGCCAAATCGATGATCAACAGCATCTTTTAGGAATTATAACACCTGACGGCAAGCTTACCGACATAAACGGAGTCGAAATCGACTTATCTCAATTTCCTAATACAAAAGAGGCTTTTAACAGCGAAGAAACTAAATTCTTTTGCGATTCATATAATGATTTTACATTTCTTGTATGCACTACACCCATAAGAATAGACGGCGAAAATAAATTCGTAATTTTCTCTACATATCTGACTTCCCGATATGCAGATTCAATTTCAACGCCTACATTTGAAAACAAAGGATATTCTTACGTCATTGACAGCGACGGAAAAAGAATTGTCGGTTCATCTCATAATGGTTCATTCGGATTGACATTCGACAATCTGTTTGATGAAATGAGTCAAGCGTCAAGCAAAAATGACAGTGCCATACAGCAAATGCAAGCCGATTTAAAAGAAGGTAAATCAGACGGAATAATAATGCTTAACGGCATTGAAAAATACATTTATTATACACCGCTTAATATAAACGACTGGTACATACTTACCGTTGTGCCAAAAAACGTTGTGACAAAGTACACAACTCAAATTCTTATATGCTGTTACCTGTTCATCGTATTTTGCTCAATCGTATTTTTCTACCTATTGCATACGGCAATCAAAGCAAAAACCACCAGTCAAAAGCAGCTTGAGGAAATGGCTTACGTTGACAGTCTTACAGGCGGTATGTCATATACAAAATTTGTTTTTGAGGCTGAGAAAACACTGAAAGACAATCCAGATGAAAATTATGCTTTAATTAACCTTGATATAAACAATTTTCAATATATCAATGACTTTTTCGGTGATGACGAAGGCGACAGAGCTTTAAAATTTTTGTGGTCTGCCATTTATAAGCGACTTGAGCCAAAAGAATTGTGTTCAAGAATTTTTGACGACCACTTTGTCGCATTAATCACATACGACAATACTAAGTCGTTAGATAACGCTTGCGCAGATTTCTTTAACTCGCTTAAATTATACAGTCCGGCAGGCGGTGTATATAATATGACGGTATCTGTCGGAATTTATCTTGTGGATGACAGAGATATGAAGATAAATTCAATGCTTAATCGTGCAAGAATAACACAAAAGCATTTGAAAGGACAGTCCTCACAATCGCAATATGCAATATATTCTTCAAAGCAACGTAATGATATTATGATGCAGAAAACGATTGAAAACGGCTTTGAGGATGCTATTAAAAACAAAGAATTTAAGGTTTATTTCCAACCTAAATTCAATATTAACGCAAACAAATTTGACGGTGCAGAAGCTCTTGTACGTTGGCAAAAACCTAACGGAACAATAATTTCACCGGGTATGTTTATACCGCTGTTTGAAAAGAACGGCGATATTATTAAGCTTGACAAATATGTGCTTGAAGAAACTTGTGCCAAAATCAGAAAATGGCTTGATTTGGGCTATGACGTTTCGCCAATATCGGTAAACGTATCACTCCTGCAGTTATTGGACGAAAACTTTGTTGAGGATCATATCAAGACGGTTGAAAAGTACGGAATACCGCTAAATCTGATTGAAGTTGAATTTACCGAAAGTATTCTTGCAGAAAACGAAAGCTTGCTTATTTCGCTTACAAAGCAATGTAAAAAGCACGGAATTAAAGTTTTACTTGATGACTTCGGCAGCGGGTATTCTTCACTTAATATGCTTAATCTTCTGCCTTGTGACATCGTTAAACTTGACAAACGTTTTGTCGATAAACTGGAAACAGACGATAAGTCAAAGGCCATTGTTTTGAGCACAATATCGCTTGCACATACACTTCAAATGTCGGTTACGGCAGAGGGTGTTGAAACAAAAAATCAATACGATTTATTGAAAGAAATGCATTGCGATACAATTCAAGGTTTCTATTGTGCAAAGCCAATGCCTGAGGACGATTACGAAAACCTAATCAAAGGCTGA
- a CDS encoding substrate-binding domain-containing protein: MKKYIKKLISIPSILAISISLLTACSVPQSESTPSPSEKSANETVYAFVGKDIQNPYSQKVFEGFESACNEIGIEAIYKAPTSATADKQIEIINELIDNNVDGIAISANDADALESSLTEALNSGIEVISVDAPVNSISRKTHIQQADPEVLGRNFIKSAYDVSNGEGGFAILTSTGSAPNQNQWIRYLKLEIEENPEKYSNMPLIEIAYGDDDATKSYTETQYLLQNDAIKTIIVPTTIGLSSAAKALKESGKDVNLIGLGFPSELSEYIKDGTCDRLYIWNTTDLGYLTAYTLKALDENEITGSIGETFTAGSLGEKTITADKDNASEIILGDPIMFDRTNIDSLSDIY; encoded by the coding sequence ATGAAGAAATATATAAAAAAGTTAATTTCAATTCCCTCTATATTGGCGATAAGCATTTCATTGCTTACTGCGTGTTCTGTTCCGCAGAGCGAATCGACTCCTTCTCCTTCGGAGAAATCAGCAAATGAAACCGTCTATGCTTTTGTCGGAAAAGATATACAAAATCCGTATAGCCAAAAAGTTTTTGAGGGTTTTGAAAGTGCCTGCAACGAAATAGGCATTGAAGCGATATACAAAGCGCCTACTTCCGCAACTGCCGACAAACAAATTGAAATTATAAACGAACTTATAGATAATAACGTGGACGGAATTGCCATTTCCGCCAACGATGCCGACGCACTTGAATCTTCACTTACCGAGGCTCTGAATTCAGGCATTGAAGTAATATCGGTTGATGCACCCGTAAATTCAATTTCACGAAAAACGCATATTCAACAAGCCGATCCGGAAGTACTCGGACGAAATTTTATAAAGAGTGCGTATGACGTTTCAAACGGTGAAGGCGGTTTTGCGATTTTAACTTCCACAGGCAGTGCACCGAATCAAAATCAATGGATACGCTATCTAAAGCTCGAAATAGAAGAAAATCCCGAAAAATACAGCAATATGCCTCTTATCGAAATAGCTTACGGCGATGATGATGCAACCAAATCTTACACGGAAACACAATATCTTTTGCAAAATGACGCTATTAAAACTATTATCGTTCCTACGACAATAGGCTTGAGTTCCGCCGCCAAAGCACTTAAAGAATCCGGCAAGGATGTAAATCTTATAGGACTTGGTTTTCCGAGTGAATTATCCGAATACATAAAAGACGGAACGTGCGACAGATTGTACATATGGAATACGACCGATCTCGGCTACCTTACCGCCTACACGCTTAAAGCCCTTGACGAAAATGAAATAACAGGCAGCATAGGTGAAACATTTACCGCCGGTTCACTCGGCGAAAAGACAATCACCGCTGACAAGGACAATGCAAGCGAAATAATACTCGGCGACCCGATTATGTTTGACCGCACAAACATCGACTCATTATCGGATATATATTAG